A section of the Pimelobacter simplex genome encodes:
- a CDS encoding SDR family NAD(P)-dependent oxidoreductase — translation MSQPVTDLFRLDGKVAVVTGASSGLGIAFAQAFAEAGADVVLGARRVDRLAETAALVEATGRRALTVATDVSDPESCTRLVEEGHAAFGRIDVLVNNAGIGTAIPALREKPDEFRQVIDVNLNGCYWMAQACGRVMQPGASIINISSILGITTAGLPQAAYAASKAGLIGLTRDLAQQWTGRKGIRVNALAPGFFTSEMTDQYPEGYLDAQMPRVAVGRKGDPRELAATAVFLASDAAGYITGQTLAVDGGLTIA, via the coding sequence ATGAGCCAGCCTGTCACCGACCTGTTCCGCCTCGACGGCAAGGTCGCCGTCGTCACCGGTGCGTCCAGCGGTCTGGGGATCGCCTTCGCCCAGGCCTTCGCCGAGGCCGGCGCGGACGTCGTCCTCGGCGCCCGCCGGGTCGACCGCCTCGCCGAGACCGCGGCGCTGGTCGAGGCCACCGGACGCCGCGCCCTCACCGTCGCCACCGACGTCAGCGACCCGGAGTCGTGCACCCGCCTCGTCGAGGAGGGCCACGCCGCCTTCGGCCGGATCGACGTCCTGGTCAACAACGCCGGCATCGGTACGGCGATCCCGGCGCTGCGCGAGAAGCCCGACGAGTTCCGCCAGGTCATCGACGTCAACCTCAACGGCTGCTACTGGATGGCGCAGGCCTGCGGTCGCGTCATGCAGCCGGGCGCCAGCATCATCAACATCTCCTCGATCCTCGGGATCACCACCGCCGGGCTGCCCCAGGCGGCGTACGCCGCGTCCAAGGCCGGTCTGATCGGGCTGACCCGCGACCTGGCCCAGCAGTGGACCGGCCGCAAGGGCATCCGGGTCAACGCCCTGGCGCCGGGCTTCTTCACCTCCGAGATGACCGACCAGTACCCCGAGGGCTACCTGGACGCGCAGATGCCGCGCGTCGCGGTCGGGCGCAAGGGCGACCCCCGCGAGCTCGCGGCGACGGCGGTGTTCCTCGCCTCCGACGCGGCC
- a CDS encoding acetyl-CoA C-acetyltransferase: protein MPEAVIVSAARTPIGRANKGSLKDLRPDDLAAFAVRAAVEKVEGLDPSTIDDLLLGCGLPGGESGNNMARVVSVLNGWDSVPGATVTRYCSSSVQTTRMAFHAIKAGEGDIFVSAGVETVSRFAKGTSDHIPHTVNPLFDDAQSRTARTAEEQTVWHDPREDGLLPDVYIAMGQTAENVASLRGLSRRELDEFAVRSQLLAEKAINDGFWAREITPVTLPDGTVVSADDGPRAGVTYEALAGLKPVFREDGVVTAGNCCALNDGAAAVVMMSDTKAAELGVTPLARVVATGVSGLSPEIMGLGPVEATRNALKHAGMSINDIDLVEINEAFAAQVVPSYQDLGIDIDRLNINGGAIAVGHPFGMTGARLQATMLNSLDWHDKSTGLITMCVGGGQGMALILERI, encoded by the coding sequence ATGCCTGAAGCCGTCATCGTCTCCGCCGCCCGTACGCCGATCGGCCGGGCCAACAAGGGATCCCTCAAGGACCTGCGTCCCGACGACCTCGCCGCGTTCGCGGTGCGTGCGGCCGTCGAGAAGGTCGAGGGTCTCGACCCGAGCACCATCGACGACCTGCTGCTCGGCTGCGGCCTGCCCGGCGGCGAGTCCGGCAACAACATGGCCCGCGTGGTCAGCGTCCTCAACGGCTGGGACAGCGTGCCCGGCGCGACGGTGACCCGCTACTGCTCCTCGTCGGTGCAGACCACCCGGATGGCGTTCCACGCGATCAAGGCCGGCGAGGGCGACATCTTCGTCTCCGCCGGCGTCGAGACCGTCTCGCGCTTCGCCAAGGGCACCTCCGACCACATCCCGCACACGGTCAACCCGCTCTTCGACGACGCCCAGTCGCGCACCGCGCGCACGGCCGAGGAGCAGACCGTCTGGCACGACCCCCGCGAGGACGGGCTGCTGCCCGACGTCTACATCGCGATGGGCCAGACGGCCGAGAACGTCGCCAGCCTGCGCGGGCTCTCGCGCCGCGAGCTCGACGAGTTCGCCGTGCGCTCGCAGCTGCTGGCCGAGAAGGCGATCAACGACGGCTTCTGGGCCCGCGAGATCACCCCGGTCACGCTGCCCGACGGCACCGTCGTCTCGGCCGACGACGGCCCGCGCGCCGGCGTGACGTACGAGGCCCTGGCCGGGCTGAAGCCGGTCTTCCGCGAGGACGGCGTGGTGACCGCCGGCAACTGCTGCGCGCTCAACGACGGCGCCGCCGCGGTCGTGATGATGTCCGACACCAAGGCCGCCGAGCTCGGTGTGACGCCGCTGGCGCGGGTCGTCGCGACCGGCGTCTCGGGTCTCTCGCCCGAGATCATGGGCCTGGGCCCGGTCGAGGCCACGCGCAACGCCCTCAAGCACGCGGGCATGAGCATCAACGACATCGACCTCGTCGAGATCAACGAGGCGTTCGCGGCGCAGGTCGTGCCGTCGTACCAGGACCTGGGGATCGACATCGACCGGCTCAACATCAACGGCGGCGCGATCGCGGTCGGCCACCCGTTCGGCATGACCGGCGCCCGGCTCCAGGCGACGATGCTCAACTCGCTCGACTGGCACGACAAGTCCACCGGGCTGATCACCATGTGCGTCGGCGGCGGCCAGGGCATGGCCCTCATCCTCGAGCGGATCTGA